Proteins from a single region of Kluyveromyces lactis strain NRRL Y-1140 chromosome C complete sequence:
- the DPA10 gene encoding Dpa10p (conserved hypothetical protein) gives MFTNSIKLLNTSSKCYIPKKTIKSTTFPKQLHTLGLQYKTQPSVNAYSYALALKADIKDQRPTVISSDSDEVATVSDHVRV, from the coding sequence atgttCACCAACTCTATTAAATTGTTAAACACTTCTTCTAAGTGCTAcattccaaagaaaaccaTCAAATCTACAACTTTCCCAAAACAACTACATACTTTGGGTTTACAATACAAGACACAACCATCCGTTAACGCATACAGCTATGCTTTGGCTTTGAAAGCTGACataaaagatcaaagaCCAACTGTTATCAGTTCGGACTCCGATGAAGTGGCTACTGTTTCTGATCACGTGAGAGTATAA
- the UBC12 gene encoding NEDD8-conjugating protein UBC12 (similar to uniprot|P52491 Saccharomyces cerevisiae YLR306W UBC12 Enzyme that mediates the conjugation of Rub1p a ubiquitin-like protein to other proteins related to E2 ubiquitin-conjugating enzymes), which translates to MLKLRALAEAKAKAKEGQGQETTPQVIKPSLIRLKKDLENIDLSEQICEYTTYLDENPMRVNLAIKPDIGYYAGGTYYFNVFIKDTYPMEPPVVKCMHRIYHPNIDIDGNVCLNLLREDWTPALDIQSIIIGILFLFHEPNGRDPLNKDAAKTLIEDPLRFENKVNHSLRGNNIDGVWYDKIIY; encoded by the coding sequence ATGCTCAAACTTCGAGCTCTAGCAGAGGCCAAGGCGAAAGCTAAGGAAGGGCAGGGACAAGAAACTACACCACAAGTCATCAAGCCATCATTGATAAGACTTAAGAAGGATTTAGAGAACATCGATCTCTCAGAACAGATATGTGAATATACTACATATTTAGATGAGAATCCAATGAGGGTCAATCTGGCAATTAAGCCAGATATCGGCTACTATGCTGGTGGGACATATTACTTCAATGTATTCATTAAGGATACTTACCCGATGGAACCACCAGTGGTGAAATGCATGCATAGGATATACCATCCTAATATCGATATAGATGGGAACGTGTGTTTGAATCTCCTTAGAGAGGACTGGACACCAGCATTAGATATTCAAAGTATCATCATCGGGATACTTTTCCTATTCCATGAACCAAATGGTAGGGATCCCTTGAATAAAGATGCAGCAAAGACGTTAATTGAAGATCCATTACGGTTCGAAAATAAGGTGAACCACAGCTTAAGAGGGAACAATATAGATGGAGTTTGGTATGATAAAATAATTTATTAA
- a CDS encoding uncharacterized protein (no similarity), which produces MSVPQLPGLTYDPVRKRYFKEQAGDRKNKKESKLPDGLNRSVAHKEYVKCVDALIEGHPLPRPEWFRFQNKTLQLATTYTLPSFISQQGPSEIQMGRTGHSIILNDASFRLFELSIDESDDSFKVSFNRDSSAHETVTYFKTCDQFTISINRFNDFNFNTEKIMAGGKLKLPEVIDVNSFENETDTYLLFLSSRAYQLIQYNGTRLKTSKENKLPKKFGDAMSCILLGQDVFLIGFRNGSVMIFDTGNNNGGGPKAYTWFKSDGPIISITRTANEPESDLLLSIGKYPFQKLILLNHRGKILAEFQSRYSNLSKNKEILSIIRNEELHCALYGKRLETEVDMFSLNTPNLKFPVNLNWNWAGYAEILDILPYNREETVLFPLEKCYIRKRSIANVIFHKYNTYGLDSTRVLILIRDNHNTLEIKEYVF; this is translated from the coding sequence ATGAGCGTGCCGCAGTTGCCAGGTTTGACATATGATCCTGTAAGGAAgagatatttcaaagaacaagCTGGTGAtagaaagaacaaaaaggaATCAAAGTTGCCAGATGGTCTTAACAGGTCAGTGGCACACAAAGAGTACGTGAAATGCGTAGATGCACTCATAGAAGGCCATCCACTACCGCGTCCCGAATGGTTCAGGTTTCAGAATAAAACACTTCAACTGGCGACTACGTACACTTTGCCCTCATTCATCTCTCAGCAGGGGCCCAGTGAAATCCAAATGGGACGAACTGGTCACTCCATTATACTGAACGATGCAAGTTTCCGTCTCTTTGAATTATCTATCGATGAGTCTGATGattccttcaaagtttcattTAATAGAGACTCATCCGCCCATGAAACGGTAACGTACTTCAAAACATGCGACCAATTTACCATCAGTATAAACCGcttcaatgatttcaatttcaacacAGAGAAAATAATGGCAGGAGGAAAGTTGAAACTACCTGAAGTTATTGATGTGAACTCATTTGAAAATGAGACAGATACATatcttctgtttctatCATCCCGAGCGTACCAGTTGATTCAATATAACGGAACTCGATTGAAGacttcaaaagagaataaaCTTCCGAAAAAATTCGGCGACGCAATGAGCTGTATCTTGCTTGGGCAGGATGTATTCCTCATTGGATTCAGAAATGGTTCAGTAATGATTTTTGATACTGGCAACAATAATGGAGGGGGCCCCAAGGCATATACATGGTTCAAATCGGATGGGCCTATAATTTCAATTACTCGAACAGCAAATGAGCCCGAATCAGATTTACTCTTGTCAATTGGGAAATATCCATTTCAGAAACTTATTTTGCTGAATCATAGAGGTAAAATATTGGCAGAATTTCAAAGCAGGTACTCCAACTTATCCAAGAACAAGGAAATACTCTCTATAATAAGAAATGAGGAATTGCATTGCGCCCTATACGGGAAGCGATTAGAAACAGAAGTCGATATGTTCTCTTTGAACACACCAAACTTGAAGTTTCCAGTGAATCTCAATTGGAATTGGGCGGGGTATGCAGAGATACTTGATATTTTACCATACAATCGTGAGGAAACCGTGCTTTTCCCTTTAGAAAAATGCTACATCAGAAAGCGATCCATCGCCAACGTCATTTTCCACAAATACAATACATATGGGCTGGATTCTACTAGGGTTTTAATTCTTATCAGAGACAACCATAACACTCtagaaatcaaagagtACGTGTTTTAA